cctgggaacctcacaatattcctacgagctgaataatattgttgccgtaactatattttgaaaatattcatattacatgtttattgtaatacaacacacgggaacattattcagtctgcagcaaatatatgcagcacacaacaaatgtcgaatttgcCGAATTTTCCGTGTAGATTGGTGGTAGAGATGTtaactgtttgagagctgcacaccgactgatgagattatttaggctgcttgcctatttataattcgataatttggtagttgactaccaaactggtagttgactacgaaACTGATAGAACGATGGTGGCGATGTTTACTGTTCAACAGCTGGATATCGACTGaagaaactattcttcctgcttgcctatttgtaactcacgtatttggtagttggtatctcgagaagtgagaaaattgagagaaagaaaaaagacctcactagGCTtgtagccggtctattcttgttatAATATTGGGACCCAAGTGTAATCCACTTTGCTATGTTGTAACTCATGCAAAACTCAATGCTAAACAACGCagttccaacaacattattaTGTTAAACGTCACGGttgcaacataacaaatcttaAAATCATCCGAAACTTGGGTTacgtatttcttgctattccctgagggTTCGCATTACCCTCAGTATGTTTAATGTTACAGGTGACTCATTGGACTCATTTCAATTCACCTCATTCTTTATTGATCAACGCCACAAAGTTCGCAGCCATTTCATCAGAAAACGCATGTATGTGTATACTCAGCGCCTTTTAATACCAAATGTGAAACAAAACTCGCATTTTAGGTTACGTGATCGACGAACCATACTGTGTGTTGcgaaaattaatgttttaaGTGGATACAAAATCTGTAATTTGTAGCTACGTTACGTGTAATTCCcgtgtaaaagaaaattgtaatttctgtGTACAGGAAAACTGTAAGTTTTGTGTTAATCGAAGGGCAAATGTAGTATTTTGAGCATTTCATTTGATCCAGATTTGATCCGTCAACCATGGAAGTTGATCCAGATCCCAACGAGGTGGACGTTCAAAAGGAGTTTGAGATGCTACTGAAGCATGTGGTTTTTCCGAGACATTTACCACAATCCAAGTCAGCCATCTTCCGCAAGGAAGAGCTCGAGCTGCTTTCACAAATGGCTGCAACCGTTGACAGTTTGCGGTCATTTCTTCTTTCGAACGGCTGACTGCAGTCCACAAAACACCCACATCGAGGGTCATCTCAGGACAAATCAGTTCTTTACAGCCTGGCGAAATGTTTGGACTGTTCGTCCACCGGCAGAACTGTGCATTTATGTTGTACCGGCCGCACAACAGTTCCAGTCACTGCAAGGACAATGTGGTCGTGTCAACGTTTCCCGCAAAATTGGACACAAGACAAATTCATAAAGGCACCAGTGCCATCGAGGTAagtttgaattgattttgctTTCATGGGAATGATGGCACTCTTGCTGTGTCGAGACAATTTCTTGAAACTGACCCAAATCCACATTTGATTACAGTACAACTACCCGTCACAGACGTTGAGAGTGAAATATTCGCGTTTGCTTTGCTCCGATGAATTTGCGCAGCAACTGAGCTTACTATGCACTGAATCGCCGGCGCTTGATTTGCATAAGGATTACGTGTCGAAATGGTTGGTGACATTGCTGGCCGACGAGGCCAGTCGACTGACAACCGATGACGAATTGCCCACCATCACGAAGAAAATACGTGACGATGCCATCGGAACTGAATTGAACTGCTTCCGGAGATCCAGCTTTTACATGTGCGGCAAGGTGATGCTTCAAATAAGCCTAACGATCCAAGTGGGAGCAGAGaaggcaaaattgatctacAAAATGGTGATGCTGCATTTTCACAGTCAAATGCTTGAGCTTTTCCAATCGCCCGGCTGTGAGACTCTGTACACAGGTCTGATGTCCGAAGCGATGGCAAAATTGGCGCGTCGTATCGAGAAACTTGCGGATTTGATGTCGGGTAACAATCAGTTCGATCACATGTACGGTTACGTTGTTGACGAGGCCAAGTCGACCATTGAACGCATGCGGCACCGAATTGACGAACAAATTGACGGTCTACAATCGGAAGCTGTGGAACAATCGACCTTGCCGGCACTAGACTGCCTGGATTTCGAAGCAGATGTTTGCCAAAACGTTCCACAATTGACCGAATACATTCAGAGCCGAGTCAACGAGAGACCCACTGATACACAAGCTCCTCGCCTCGAGGTGACAGCGATGCAACGCCATTATCGCGACCAAGACAATGTACCCgatgtaaaatatttgacgTTAACTGGCACCAGCGGCACTGATTCGCATGTTCATCTGATTGATTTTGAGAATTGGATCCTAAATCAGCAACTGACTCACAACGATTTCGACTCCGACGACCTTCGGCGATGGTCTTTTGCTTATTCGTCGGTTGCTGAAAAGTTCTACAAAGGCGATCAGCTTGGGAGCAGCAAAATGATTCTGGTGCGACTGAAAATGATCGCCATACTTGACGTGATTGCCGTTGCAGCACACCCATTGTTCAAACAGCATCGCTGTTCTGTCAATCAACTGATCGTCGAGAGTCTGTTGATTCCACAACATCCCGACATGGAGAAGGCCCAAGAACTGGAAAAATACTTTGAGAAACGCAACAAAGTCGCATCCAGGCCGGGTTTAATTGAAGAGGAAGCAGTGACAAACTCATCGTTTACGGCTAGGTTTGCCGCTCAAGACGTCGACATGCAAAACTTGAGAATCGAAATTGAGAATATGGCTGCCGAGAAAACCGACGAAAAACGGAAAGAATGGGAGGCTGGCAGGGAAAAGGTTCGCCAATTGCGTAATAGTGCGAGACAGCTCGCACATCAGACGTATCAAAACGGTATTGGAATGGACGTTCATGATCCAACGTGCAAACGTTGTCAACTGGAAAGAGAAGCCCGTTCGGTTGTGATCGAAGAGTACGAATATCCGTTACCGGCTGACGTAAGTAAATCGGGTGTTGAGTCGCATTTAACGAGACCTTTAATTTCCAACATAATTTTACAGGAACACCTCGCACACGCTGTCGTTTTTGAGCTACGATCACCCATCGAAATCGTTGCCCTGAGAGACGTACTTGCCGGATTCTCCAAGTTCTCCAACAACAAATCATCGAAAACTCTGATACCGAAAGGAAACTGGGTCGACTACCACCAGGTCAGACATCTAAATCAATCGGAAGCCAAGTTTACGACCCTAGGCAGCACAACCGATCGAAAAATCGAAAGCCATCACGTCGACAACGATTTCGAAGTATTCAAGGTGGCGAATGGTCTGAACTGCGTGTTCTATGCAACGAACTCGACGATAGCGTCCATTGTCCCGAGTGAATTCATCAAAAACGCCTGTACGATGACAACGGATGGCGACTACACCGAACTGCAGTGGACTTTACGTGGATGCAGGCATCATCAGAATGAAGTTATCGCCAGACAGTCCGAATGCCCGAAATCGTTGACACTGTCCGAGTATCTGCACTTTGGATCACTTCGGGCCGATGGCCATCGATTGCAGTTGCGAAAACTGTATGCCATGATCGAATGCGAGTCATTGTCGTTCGAGAAATCGTCGGTGTTGTCGTTGGTCATGCAAACAATCTGGGAGGCTGGAAGCAACAGTGACAGTGAATCGTATCGTGATTCGTTCACCGATTTTGATAATTCGACATTCTCGCGTCACATGATCGAGTTGCTGGACAAGTTTTGCGAACAACAAAAGGACAACTGGGTGCATCCCACGAAAATGCTCATGGCGACACTGATAGCGGTCAGAGTGTACGAAATCAACATACACGACGACGTGGCCGATCAAATTGTCAATTTACTGGAAAAGATCCGTAAAATTGCATTGAATTGGATCGTTCGAATTGAGGAGTCGCTTAGTGACATTAAAAACCCGAACATCGAGGAGGAGCAGAAATTGCGTGAGATTCTCGTTCTCGTTTGCATTGTCGGCACAATGACCTTCTATGTTCATCCGCAACATGAACTTTTCCACAAAATATTCATGTGTGACAGTCCTCGTAATTGGCTGGAATTCACTGTGACCATCTGCAACAGCGTCCTGCTGAACACCAATCAACAGGCATCGTCAAACGTACGCCTGTTTCTGCGACTCGTGCGAAACATAGGAATCGGAATCGAAGCCAATCTCAAGTCGATCATAACGTCGGATCCACACGACATTTATGAGTTTGCCAAGAAGCAATGGAAACGGGCCGCGAGTGGGATTCTGCTGAAACACTATTTCCACAACGATCGACCGCAACTGTTGGTGTTCGAGGTGGCTTTGGGACCGGTGGTGCATTTCATCACTGCCGACCTGATTACCGGATCGTTTTTGGTCAACAATTTGCCCGTTGCACGATTGCCGACCAACATCACGGATAGTCAGCAGTTTCAACGGGTTTTCGGCAATTTCGTCTTCGAAGTGCAACCAACATTTGAGCACACTACATTCTCTGCCGTACAGCGGTACAACGAGTGCCACTACGAATTTGTGTCGTTGGAAGGCAACACCCTGATTATCGAACGTCGTGGGGACGTTGTAAGCGAACTGATTCCACATGAGGTGCTGAAGGGTGAAATACCACATTTGCTCGTTGAGAATTACAGCCACTTCTGGAACAAAGGTaagaaattccattttaattgTCGGACAGTTTTAAGATCCTATAGTGCTGTGAGATCCGCAGTTACATTGTCACTACGTTAGCATGTTCATCTACTGACCTCGAACAAAGCAATCAGAAAGGCCTTTCGTTTGATTTGTACAGATTTGTTGGTGTAAAGGAACAATTTCATGTGGGACGACTCCAGATGAACCCACATTGACGCTAATAGGTTGACTTACCTCACATTCAATCTCATTTTTACAGGTGCGAACACCATCGAATTCCGTCCGAAATCGTTCAGCGACAAAAACTTCTCCAACGAAATCGGTGTCGAATACCGCTTGCTGCTGGATAAGAAGCGTTTGGTTCATTTGAAGACGCGACGATTCATGCTGAACATCAACAGCAACAGTTACACCAAAATCATCGAACAACTTGCACGCTTCGAGCACAAGAACTACATCCACATTCTGATGGACGAGCATTCGGCACGGattgcaaaaattgaattggttcGAATGCAACTGAAATTTCGAGTAGATGCAACATCATTCAGCCAATCGTACGATCTGGTGTCCAATGAGTTTAGTCTTATGCGTGTCAGTCGGTCGCAAAACATCGGCACTCTGTATGGCCTGCAGCACGGTTTACTTTTGGAAAGCGTTCCGTCCGAGAAAAACGGCGCATCGAGCCCATCGTCGAAGATGTTGTTGCTGCCACATGGAGAAATCCAAACAACTGTTGCACAACCGCATGTGACCGTGAAGATCGACATTGAATCCAATCTGCGGCTACCGCCCTTTCATCTCTACGACGTCGATGAATTTTGTCTGCAGTTGAAAGCCAGCAACAGTAGCTATTCGGCATGGTTTTACCTAGCATACTTACATGCCGTCACGTCACATGGTGAGGTTGAGCCGTTCCTCAAAATGTCTGGTACCGAACGAGCTCTGCAAATACTACAGTCTGGCTTTGCTTGGTCATCGGCGCCGTACGATGCTGAAGCAACGAAAATGTTGCACGAAATCATGAAACTGTCACCCAAACGAGACATGAAAAGAAACATCCGATCGATCGCCTGGCCAAAGTTCATTCCGACACATTCAGCGCACGATCAATTCGTTATTGTCGCATCAAAATTGCTGGAAGACAGTCAACGATTGCGTGCATTGCATTTCGAACGCAGCAAGGATCCTTTCAAAGCGGATGCAACGCTGCAATTCAACAAGCAGGAATATCTGCGATATTTGCCGTTGATGCCACAGTTGCGAATATCCGACACATTTGTCGAGCACACGCCACTGAAAACATCGCGACCGGATCCGATCAACATCGATTTGTCACAGCCGACACAAATCGTGGCCATTCTGTATCATCGAAACACGTTCCGCATTCCCGAAGATCTGAATTTGAAAGCATTTTTTAAGGCCAAATCGAAGACTGTGCTACACGGAATGTCTTATTCGGATCAAGTGTCTCAGTACCTAAACCATCAGGTCATCGAAAATTTGGGCCACATGTGGCTACCACTGTACGAATGTGCATGCAGAGGAGCGTACACCATCACCCAATTCACGATCATTTTGAGCGCTTTGACACACGAGAGAAAGGAACTGTCACCAATACTGGCACTACAAGCTGTGGCAAGTAATTCAAACGTTTTCAGATCAATTGTTGCACCACCGTACCCGAAATACAATCTGAACGATGGAGTTTGTAACGCAACCAAAGTGAAAACGCTTCTGAAAAGGCAGTACGCCACTTTCGGCCGAAACCAGGTCCCGACGATTGACATAAACAATAGGGAGCGTAACTCGGCAAGGGCTGTCGAATTGCTCACTAACATTGTGCTGTCCAAGTGGCCGTGCGACAAAATCGATCTCGAACCGTACCGGAATGAAGAGACAAAATGGATAGACATATCGTCTGCGACGCAATCACTCAACCGTAAACTGAAATCCTGGTACGCTAACTGGCAACTCGACACGTTTATCGAAAGGGTTGAAACACAACTGCAAAAGTTACGAACGGTCGTACCCGTTCGACCACCAAACTTACAGACAATCTCGAATCCGACGCCACACTGCTGGGAGCAATACGAAATTGACTTCAAGAACAAGATGGGCGAACGGCTAGTGGACTTCCCGACAGAGATTATAGAAGCCCGAAGTATTTGGGAGTGCAATCAACCAGTGCTGACACGGACATCTGAGCATTGGTGGACTGTGTACGGGAATATTGTGAACGGACCAAATGTGAAGCATTTAATCGACGCCGGCATCTATCCGAGAGTCGTGCCAAGTTTAGTGCTGCCTCAAATTCAATCGACACCGAACGATCTGACGACAGTCATCGGAGCGCTGGCCGTTACAATAGCCCACGAACAACGAACGAAACGAGTCCAGTTTTACGCTCAGCACCAGGAACTGCAGCGATCGATGGAAAGAGAAGAGGAGAACAAGCCGCACGTCAATTGGAAACCGTGTGCACATCCCGAATGGCTGCTGTTCGAAATCGAACAGAACCTGACGATTCGCCGTATTCAAGTGGAAATCGCCAATCAAATGATTAGTCCACCAGACATTGGCAGAAGACATTCTGTGATGCAACTCAATATGGGGGAAGGGAAGACGTCTGTGATCGTGCCGATTTTGGCGTCCCAATTGGCAAACGGTGAACAGGCATGTCAAATCACCGTTCTGAAGCCGCTGTTCGCTTCAAACCTGAAGTCACTGCGTCGATATTTGGGAGGGATGCTCAACcgtaaaatttacattttcccaTGCCGACGGGATATGCCCATCTCACAGCACGTTGACAAAATATTGGGCATCTACGAAGAGTGTCGACGTGAGCGAGGTGAGAGTTGGCTGtgaagcaaaatatttcaattgaaaatgcaACGCCACCATTTCTTCCCCCTTTTTTCGCAGGTGTGATCCTCACTGTGCCCGAATATCGCTTGTCGTTCCAGTTGAAAATCTACGAATACATCCGAAAGTCAATGCTGAACCAGGCCCTACAGTTCCTAACCGCTCACAAATGGCTCAATGACAACGTTCGCAACATTTTGGACGAATCAGATGCCATCCTACATCCGAAGTACCAGCTCATATACACTGTTGGCGAACAAGTACCTCTTGACGGAGGCGCTCATCGCTGGTTAGCCGTGCAATCAGTACTGAAACGCGTTCCAATCCACATGAGAGCAATGCACACAAGCCACGGTCAAAAGACAGTCGAATTCGATCGAGACTACGTCAAAAATGGGTTGGTTTATGGAGCTCCAGAAGTAGATTTTCGATCAGACGTATTCACGCCGTGCCGAATTTTGGACGAAAAGATTTATGAGAAGGTGAAAATGGCGCTGATCGACGATTTTCTGCAAGGCGAAATGGATATCGCCTTCCCGGAGATGACGGCATTCGCGAAGCAAGTTTTGCGTCGTTTGCTCAGCCAACGGATCATCGACAAAGCAACATTGGACGCAATCATGGTGGATTTTTCCATGTCCGAACGCAATACCATAATGATACTAAGCGGATTGCTTCGGTTCGAAGTGTTGAAGTTGGTGCTAATGAAGCGCTGGCGAGTGAATTACGGAGTGAACGAGAAATCGCAGCACAAAATGGCTGTGCCGTTCAAAGCAAAAGACGTGGCCGATATGACCGAGTTCGGGCATCCAGATGTGGCTCTGTGTTTCACTTATTTGAGCTACTACTACTCTGGTGAGTAAGCAACGACTGTCCCAACCAATACATCGTGATCTCTAATCCGTTCAACAAATTCTACATTCACAGGTCTGACCGACGAGCAATTGCGTGAAACGTTCAACATTTTGTCCCTTTCTAAAAATGCGACCTCGATCTATGAGAAATGGGTTGAAAGTGTTCCTGCAGAACTGATCAACCGCACGACAATTCGAATTTACTCCAGTGTCAATTTGAGCGATCCTCATCAGCGCGACGAACTGCTATTTCCACTGTTTCGCTTCAACATGCACGCCATTGACTTCTGGCTGTCGAATGTTGTTTTTCCGCGTGAGGCGAAGGCATTCGAAACGAAACTGATGTGCACCGCCTGGGATCTGTGCAACGACCATTTGGCACATCCGGTCACTGGATTCAGCGGAACCAATGACACCAAAAATATTCTGCCGCTGCCCATTGCACAAAATGATCTCTATGAACTCGAGAGCACCAACGAAGAAGTACGGCTGGTACTGTTGCAACAGAAGTACGACCATCTGCCGGCAAACATCAGTGGAAAGCAAATCATCGAAAAGTTGGTGCGAAATGCCACACCGGTGCTTCTCGATGCAGGCGCATTGATGTTAGAATTGAATAATCGCGAGGTGGCCACTGAATGGTTGAAGGCGTCATCAGACGAATCGTTTGATGCAGCCGTTTATTTCGATTCGTCCGATGTTCTTCAATCGATCGATCGCAACGGAACGGTCACTGAATTCGACTGCTCGGTTTATCGTGACAATTTACGTCGATGTTTGGTCTACTTGGACGACGTTCACACGCGTGGAACCGATCTGAAATTTCCGCTGGACTGGAAGGCCTGTGTTACATTGTCTGGTGATATTACACGCGACAAAACGGTACAGGCTTCGATGAGAATGCGTCAATTGGGTAAAGGCCATTCGATCGTGTTCTGGGCTTCGTATGAGGCCGACGTTCGCATCAGATCGATTTGTAAATTATCAGCAAAGTCGCCCGTGACCAGTAAAAATGTTGTGGAATTTGTATGCAGCAAAAGCAAACAATTCGAAACGGAACATACCGTGCATTGGACGGCAGGAGCCCATAACTACACGAAAAAGTTGTTGGGTCACAAGCTGCATGAAACACTGGACGACCGAGACTCATTGAAAGATCTGTACCAGAAATGTGCCGATGCGGAGTTCATCAAACTCGAAGACATGTACGGTGACAAGGAGGACGCCTTGCTGTCAGATATTGCTAAAAGCAAGTTCAATCAACTGCTTGACGCCAACAAGGACAATCCCGAAGGCTGTGCTTTCATTGAATCAGTGGGAAGTGCTGTCATTCAGAAGATATTGAAACAAGCACCGAATGTGCGGCGGTTTATTCAGGCCTTGGATGAAGAACAAGAGAAAGAACTGGAGCACGAGCTGGAAGAGGAGTGTCAAATCGAGAAACCACCACCGATGAGTCCCGCTGCACCACGCTTCGACAAAATGCTTCGTCGACTGTTCTCGTCATCGGAAAATGCAACCGTTCCGCAAACTATGATCAATAAGAACCAGCTGATACCGTTCCACAGCAGTCTACGCATCACACACTTAATTCAGAATTATGCGGCCGAGACCAAAGCTTGGAGCGATCATTTATACGTTACCGAGGACTTCATGCGTGTTTTGAAACGTGAGCGCGCATTTACGGACAATTCGGATTGCGACGAGTACCTCAGGCCGGTCTGGTGGATTGCGAGAGTCAATGTGAAAAACGAcaaattttacttgattttaCTCAGCTCGTACGAATGCGACCAACTGATGCCAGTGTTCAAAAACAGCAAACGAGCCGCTCTGCACATGTTCCGACCCAAATTGAGCAAACATCAAAGTAATCTGCTGCACGAAACCAGTTTGCAAGTGACTGGCATGACCGATTCGCCGAGCATCAGTGCCAACGATGAAGCACAGATCGCCGTCTACGCGGGTTCGATGTATTTTAACGGTGAGGTGGAACAGAACGCGTACTGCAACTTCTTAGGATTGATTCCGCGACCGAGAAGTGATGAACACGAGGATGCCTTCCAACAGGGCATCATCAAACCGAACGGCTTTGTGCCGATGGAAAATCGTCGCCATTCGATCGCCATTTCGGATGCTGTCGACATGTGTAAATTCCGGAAAAATCCGGTGGATTTGGCTATTCAACTCATCGAAACTCATCATCAACTGATACGCGAAGAGTCTCACGCAGCGTCGATACTGAAACGAGGTACGAAACAAAGCATAACGCCGCGGTagagttttttgttgttgtcaatttgtaaataattttcgttacTTTAATGGTGGAGCCTACGACACGTGTTTTTGTCGTGTAACGTTCACATAGCAAAGTAGAattagaaaagaaaagaaaaacttttgtcgGACTCGGCCGTGACGAGTCCAATTGAGTGTAAgaattcgtttaattttccGTTCTAAATCTTAAgttcttttaattttgaaacatttcaaaaaatccaaatcagaaattttgttgtttgttaacACCGCTGAAACTGtcaataaacagaaaaaaaaatttttccttgttcataaATTGAGAAGACTTTTTGAGTTGCTGCTCCTGTTGGTTCCATCCCTTTAcattaatcaaaaaattgcGGTAATCAGTCGTCACTAGATGCGTTAAATAAATCGACGATTCTTTAACGCGTGAGGAATTTTCATTCTGCTTGACCAAAGcgattcatttttgaaaattcttcatTGGCCCCATATGACATCGAccgaaaaaccacttacagtggaagtgtgacgcaagtgaCTGATTTCGGTGAGAGTGACGCTGACAGCTTTGTcacacaaaaacgaaatgcgtcacaaagtgaATTCCGTTGTGTCAGGACatatttttcactattttaacaattttccttacagtcgtttcctcaacatcgtaattctttttgcgtgtcgaagaTGTTAGCGTCACTCCTACCGATATCAGTTcctttgtaagtggataaaggaacttgcgtcacacttccactgtaagtggtttttgggTTTTTGTAAGTAACAAAgctaaaaaatatgtttctttGAGTCACGATCGTCACTCCAGTTCGGTTATCGTGTTTATTGTATACATCGGACTTTCATGCATAACTTGGTGTACCATTTTAGAATTGACAAACCGATTAAAGTGCAATTTAGCACTGTTTTTATGAAGCCTGATTGTTGGATTTCTCAAACGCTGACCCAACAACCagactaaatttttttatgtctttTCTCGTCAACGGCTTTCAGAATTGCTAGGGGAGCTTAAGACATCAAACAAAGAAACTAATTACGACTCGCAATAAATTGAAAGGAGTTTTTTCGAACAGAACATCAGAATTAATCTCAATGATCAAatactaaaagttttttttatgaaagacATAAAACGCCTTTTAAATTGTaccaaaagttttatttttttcaactacttACGTTTCGATCAACTATGTGATCATTATCAAGTTGATGTCTTCTCAAAACTaagatttacaaaaaatctatcccaacaaaaatctcttcgagaaaagtgtgacgcagtctttgaaatacaatttctaaaatgaatgatatcgctagagttgacgctttcagcttcgttacgcaaaaattaaattttacatccaattagttcaaacaagctggcttaggttttctcatcatcttccaaataatttttacaaaaaaaaatttagactggaaacaaccaaaattttaccaaaaaaatctgcatcgCAAAGTgtcagatgttcaggaacagaccagcaagaaaatttatctgccacatgcgacgcagatttttttggtaaaattttggttgtttccagtcaaatttttttttggtaaaaattatttggcagatgatgagaaaacctaagccagcttctttgaactaattgggtgtaaaatttaatttttgcgtaacgaagctgaaagcgtcaactctagcgatatcattcattttagaaattgtatttcaaagactgcgtcacacttttcttgaaaagatttttgttgggatatcagtcgttttagaagtgtagtcaacactgctttttataacagtttacagttttaaatttgacgaaattcgaaaatttgacgaaatttgaaaatttgacgaaatttgacgaaattcgaaaatttgacgaaatttgaaaatttgaaaatttgacgaaattcgaaaatttgacgaaatttgaaaatttgatgaaattcgaaaatttgacgaaatttgacgaaattcgaaaatttgtcgaaatttgaaaatttgacgaaatttgaaaatttaatgaaattcgaaaatttgacgaaatttgacgaaattcgaaaatttgacgaaaatcgaaaatttgacgaaattcagaaaatttgacgaaaatcgaaaatttgacgagagtaattctctatctgccaccattcaagaaatatatctccaaaaccccaattgatccacccatttccaactttcgacatttttcacatatgcccctctgttctactcgtaaaactctgagactttgccgaagaaagtaactctctatctgtcaccattcaa
This DNA window, taken from Bradysia coprophila strain Holo2 unplaced genomic scaffold, BU_Bcop_v1 contig_151, whole genome shotgun sequence, encodes the following:
- the LOC119074450 gene encoding uncharacterized protein LOC119074450, producing the protein MFGLFVHRQNCAFMLYRPHNSSSHCKDNVVVSTFPAKLDTRQIHKGTSAIEYNYPSQTLRVKYSRLLCSDEFAQQLSLLCTESPALDLHKDYVSKWLVTLLADEASRLTTDDELPTITKKIRDDAIGTELNCFRRSSFYMCGKVMLQISLTIQVGAEKAKLIYKMVMLHFHSQMLELFQSPGCETLYTGLMSEAMAKLARRIEKLADLMSGNNQFDHMYGYVVDEAKSTIERMRHRIDEQIDGLQSEAVEQSTLPALDCLDFEADVCQNVPQLTEYIQSRVNERPTDTQAPRLEVTAMQRHYRDQDNVPDVKYLTLTGTSGTDSHVHLIDFENWILNQQLTHNDFDSDDLRRWSFAYSSVAEKFYKGDQLGSSKMILVRLKMIAILDVIAVAAHPLFKQHRCSVNQLIVESLLIPQHPDMEKAQELEKYFEKRNKVASRPGLIEEEAVTNSSFTARFAAQDVDMQNLRIEIENMAAEKTDEKRKEWEAGREKVRQLRNSARQLAHQTYQNGIGMDVHDPTCKRCQLEREARSVVIEEYEYPLPADEHLAHAVVFELRSPIEIVALRDVLAGFSKFSNNKSSKTLIPKGNWVDYHQVRHLNQSEAKFTTLGSTTDRKIESHHVDNDFEVFKVANGLNCVFYATNSTIASIVPSEFIKNACTMTTDGDYTELQWTLRGCRHHQNEVIARQSECPKSLTLSEYLHFGSLRADGHRLQLRKLYAMIECESLSFEKSSVLSLVMQTIWEAGSNSDSESYRDSFTDFDNSTFSRHMIELLDKFCEQQKDNWVHPTKMLMATLIAVRVYEINIHDDVADQIVNLLEKIRKIALNWIVRIEESLSDIKNPNIEEEQKLREILVLVCIVGTMTFYVHPQHELFHKIFMCDSPRNWLEFTVTICNSVLLNTNQQASSNVRLFLRLVRNIGIGIEANLKSIITSDPHDIYEFAKKQWKRAASGILLKHYFHNDRPQLLVFEVALGPVVHFITADLITGSFLVNNLPVARLPTNITDSQQFQRVFGNFVFEVQPTFEHTTFSAVQRYNECHYEFVSLEGNTLIIERRGDVVSELIPHEVLKGEIPHLLVENYSHFWNKGANTIEFRPKSFSDKNFSNEIGVEYRLLLDKKRLVHLKTRRFMLNINSNSYTKIIEQLARFEHKNYIHILMDEHSARIAKIELVRMQLKFRVDATSFSQSYDLVSNEFSLMRVSRSQNIGTLYGLQHGLLLESVPSEKNGASSPSSKMLLLPHGEIQTTVAQPHVTVKIDIESNLRLPPFHLYDVDEFCLQLKASNSSYSAWFYLAYLHAVTSHGEVEPFLKMSGTERALQILQSGFAWSSAPYDAEATKMLHEIMKLSPKRDMKRNIRSIAWPKFIPTHSAHDQFVIVASKLLEDSQRLRALHFERSKDPFKADATLQFNKQEYLRYLPLMPQLRISDTFVEHTPLKTSRPDPINIDLSQPTQIVAILYHRNTFRIPEDLNLKAFFKAKSKTVLHGMSYSDQVSQYLNHQVIENLGHMWLPLYECACRGAYTITQFTIILSALTHERKELSPILALQAVASNSNVFRSIVAPPYPKYNLNDGVCNATKVKTLLKRQYATFGRNQVPTIDINNRERNSARAVELLTNIVLSKWPCDKIDLEPYRNEETKWIDISSATQSLNRKLKSWYANWQLDTFIERVETQLQKLRTVVPVRPPNLQTISNPTPHCWEQYEIDFKNKMGERLVDFPTEIIEARSIWECNQPVLTRTSEHWWTVYGNIVNGPNVKHLIDAGIYPRVVPSLVLPQIQSTPNDLTTVIGALAVTIAHEQRTKRVQFYAQHQELQRSMEREEENKPHVNWKPCAHPEWLLFEIEQNLTIRRIQVEIANQMISPPDIGRRHSVMQLNMGEGKTSVIVPILASQLANGEQACQITVLKPLFASNLKSLRRYLGGMLNRKIYIFPCRRDMPISQHVDKILGIYEECRRERGVILTVPEYRLSFQLKIYEYIRKSMLNQALQFLTAHKWLNDNVRNILDESDAILHPKYQLIYTVGEQVPLDGGAHRWLAVQSVLKRVPIHMRAMHTSHGQKTVEFDRDYVKNGLVYGAPEVDFRSDVFTPCRILDEKIYEKVKMALIDDFLQGEMDIAFPEMTAFAKQVLRRLLSQRIIDKATLDAIMVDFSMSERNTIMILSGLLRFEVLKLVLMKRWRVNYGVNEKSQHKMAVPFKAKDVADMTEFGHPDVALCFTYLSYYYSGLTDEQLRETFNILSLSKNATSIYEKWVESVPAELINRTTIRIYSSVNLSDPHQRDELLFPLFRFNMHAIDFWLSNVVFPREAKAFETKLMCTAWDLCNDHLAHPVTGFSGTNDTKNILPLPIAQNDLYELESTNEEVRLVLLQQKYDHLPANISGKQIIEKLVRNATPVLLDAGALMLELNNREVATEWLKASSDESFDAAVYFDSSDVLQSIDRNGTVTEFDCSVYRDNLRRCLVYLDDVHTRGTDLKFPLDWKACVTLSGDITRDKTVQASMRMRQLGKGHSIVFWASYEADVRIRSICKLSAKSPVTSKNVVEFVCSKSKQFETEHTVHWTAGAHNYTKKLLGHKLHETLDDRDSLKDLYQKCADAEFIKLEDMYGDKEDALLSDIAKSKFNQLLDANKDNPEGCAFIESVGSAVIQKILKQAPNVRRFIQALDEEQEKELEHELEEECQIEKPPPMSPAAPRFDKMLRRLFSSSENATVPQTMINKNQLIPFHSSLRITHLIQNYAAETKAWSDHLYVTEDFMRVLKRERAFTDNSDCDEYLRPVWWIARVNVKNDKFYLILLSSYECDQLMPVFKNSKRAALHMFRPKLSKHQSNLLHETSLQVTGMTDSPSISANDEAQIAVYAGSMYFNGEVEQNAYCNFLGLIPRPRSDEHEDAFQQGIIKPNGFVPMENRRHSIAISDAVDMCKFRKNPVDLAIQLIETHHQLIREESHAASILKRGTKQSITPR